Proteins co-encoded in one Papaver somniferum cultivar HN1 chromosome 5, ASM357369v1, whole genome shotgun sequence genomic window:
- the LOC113278359 gene encoding uncharacterized protein LOC113278359 — MDHYPELSLGNSSTFSESDESLSKKRKYQPNNDDNSTISSTTESSVFATMMSNTPELQPKQNYLSDFHDLQFGRRYNLSKNPIMMKKKSCNNDNWQHKHQKLDLELSLSNSDDDDARSSKSSEVLEDLSTKSSSISNMVAMGCLKCNLLVMVSKSFPSCPNCKFVNSIPKNHYYQSPPRKVAKSLHTLSLLH, encoded by the exons ATGGATCATTATCCTGAGCTTTCTTTGGGTAACAGTAGCACTTTTTCAGAATCAGATGAGAGTCTTTCTAAGAAGAGAAAGTATCAACCGAACAACGACGATAACAGCACCATTAGCTCAACTACTGAGTCTTCTGTCTTTGCCACAATGATGAGCAATACTCCTGAACTTCAACCGAAACAAAACTACCTTTCAGATTTCCATGATCTCCAG TTTGGAAGAAGGTATAATTTGAGTAAAAACCCaataatgatgaagaagaaaagctGCAATAATGATAATTGGCAGCATAAACATCAAAAGCTAGATTTGGAGCTTAGCCTCTCAAATTCTGACGATGATGATGCAAGAAGCAGCAAAAGCTCTGAAGTTTTAGAGGATTTAAGTACAAAAAGTTCTTCAATTAGTAATATGGTTGCTATGGGTTGCCTGAAATGCAATCTTCTTGTTATGGTTTCAAAATCCTTCCCTTCTTGTCCTAATTGCAAGTTTGTTAATTCTATtcccaaaaatcattattatcaaAGCCCTCCTCGGAAAGTCGCCAAGTCCCTGCATACACTTAGTCTTCTGCACTAG
- the LOC113278360 gene encoding vesicle transport protein GOT1-like, which yields MAYELSEQKKIGIGLVGFGIAFTFLGVLLFFDRGLIALGNLFFLSGVVLLLGVKSTLKLFTNRQNYKGSLPFIVGLFLIFVRWPIAGIIIEIYGVIVLFSGFWPSVKAFLYNIPVVGWFLQYPFLLLDRLRRSFG from the exons AGATCGGGATTGGCCTTGTTGGTTTTGGTATCGCCTTCACATTTCTAGGTGTACTCCTTTTCTTTGACAGGGGTTTGATTGCTTTGGGAAAT CTATTTTTTTTATCTGGAGTAGTTCTTTTACTCGGGGTGAAGTCTACCTTGAAACTCTTTACAAACAGACAGAACTACAAG GGTTCTTTGCCATTTATTGTTGggctctttttaatttttgttcgtTGGCCGATAGCTGGTATCATTATTGAAATATATGGTGTTATCGTTCTATTCAG TGGTTTTTGGCCTTCTGTGAAGGCTTTCCTCTATAACATTCCTGTTGTGGGGTGGTTTCTGCAATATCCTTTTCTG CTGCTTGATCGCTTGAGAAGAAGCTTTGGTTAG